A part of Drosophila ananassae strain 14024-0371.13 chromosome 2R, ASM1763931v2, whole genome shotgun sequence genomic DNA contains:
- the LOC6493153 gene encoding uncharacterized protein LOC6493153, translating to MSSRFEEKCGRGSSGSSASDDLVAVDPTESDFALELKPTPKQTCIPLHQRQRMVNSATSVYQRDLEYNVPDKSWSVLYIGGIKDKALK from the exons ATGTCGTCTCGATTCGAAGAGAAGTGCGGTAGGGGCAGTAGCGGATCTAGCGCCAGCGATGACCTGGTGGCGGTCGACCCCACCGAAAGTGACTTCGCCCTGGAACTGAAGCCGACTCCCAAGCAGACCTGTATTCCTCTCCATCAACGGCAACGGATGGTCAACTCGGCCACAAG CGTCTATCAGCGAGATCTCGAGTATAATGTACCGGACAAGTCCTGGTCTGTCCTGTACATCGGCGGCATAAAGGACAAGGCACTTAAGTAG
- the LOC6493152 gene encoding uncharacterized protein LOC6493152, producing the protein MFECTHCNRRRSKLSLRHGEIQSLGKEYIEGATSWCSACKKLRFFMKRKKSSDINDAEGNKLKAVDSIDSIPTEKKEKEKIRVMFNSRSTAQNQQAASLAVHLNNWAVQAMDPPSRGQSFTRFPAMKPIKDRVREGFHDEPVPPPFTPLNLLKREKSVERLRKVVSSRTKHNKNPSPSKEPKVELRGIERLRATAPPHLARTGVDRFSLPPTNLPKDTPKIPKNINLKDRTQPKDATAKNPTIDETKRLHHRNGAEELPGTSKGHHRRNPTEHPTSGPAEASSSKALLRKLEAKRRQMTKLTGMRSKIEEEYEATRREVQTLEFQRRRISRQRREKGGSHFPMPHMAPIAVSSLSETAINNKLYIKQNAKVMETLLENVRKSQEKPVRRKNGKKTSRTTPASRCTSSDSSGTLESATDIDSYPTTEEEVDTGYICLPDILNNPLLKMNQADFYTRPSKPRSDMKRSKKLEVPEDKYILASSAQRASLQGAAPDPQLVERLKKKLIESARTGIPPILEPPNDHFSTVACTKEELIVIMDKNPQLGDDQKPRELNVSRSPIHCPDHDCKRLSFISDLNKHLLLEHRALTMERIGVRQTKTFFLDSTMVLLNKPKCQMLYMVRDKIIDTQGDDLKDLLPVLVMTARANLAEALAPTKGHSSDRVLKRIKAGEDREVFLIWLTSIIPRDMCLMGTLSLWSTTGFKIIDCLSVNTSHMYDIRAPLDMGTICRSPSTLMLPMQMISKMTDKGANFLVVQVKVY; encoded by the coding sequence atgTTTGAGTGTACTCATTGTAATCGTCGTCGGAGCAAGTTGAGTCTTCGTCATGGAGAGATCCAGTCCTTGGGGAAGGAATACATTGAAGGCGCCACCAGCTGGTGCTCGGCCTGTAAGAAGCTGCGGTTCTTTATGAAGCGTAAAAAGAGCTCCGATATCAACGATGCGGAGGGCAACAAGCTGAAGGCCGTCGATTCCATCGATTCGATTCCGACTGAGAAAAAGGAGAAGGAAAAAATTCGGGTTATGTTCAACTCTCGATCGACGGCCCAAAATCAGCAAGCTGCCAGTTTGGCTGTCCACCTCAACAACTGGGCTGTCCAGGCGATGGATCCTCCGTCTAGGGGCCAGTCCTTCACTAGGTTTCCCGCAATGAAGCCCATTAAAGATCGGGTTCGTGAGGGCTTTCACGATGAGCCCGTACCGCCTCCCTTTACGCCCCTAAATTTGTTAAAAAGAGAAAAGAGTGTGGAGCGTCTTAGGAAGGTCGTGAGTTCCCGGACTAAGCACAACAAAAATCCATCCCCTTCAAAGGAACCCAAAGTTGAGCTTCGGGGCATTGAACGTTTGAGAGCCACGGCGCCTCCACATTTGGCCAGAACAGGCGTGGACCGGTTTTCGCTCCCACCAACTAATCTACCCAAAGATACGCCTAAGATTCCGAAAAATATAAACTTGAAAGATCGAACACAGCCAAAAGATGCAACTGCTAAGAATCCTACCATCGATGAGACAAAACGGTTGCATCATCGCAATGGGGCCGAAGAACTTCCAGGGACCTCAAAGGGCCATCATCGTCGAAATCCAACGGAACACCCAACTTCAGGTCCAGCCGAAGCCAGCAGTAGTAAGGCACTGCTGAGAAAACTGGAGGCCAAACGCCGCCAGATGACCAAGCTGACCGGAATGCGATCTAAAATTGAGGAGGAATATGAGGCCACTCGAAGGGAAGTCCAAACCCTCGAATTCCAGAGGCGTCGGATAAGCCGTCAAAGAAGAGAAAAGGGTGGTTCCCACTTTCCAATGCCACATATGGCACCGATTGCGGTCAGTAGTCTCTCCGAAACCgccataaataataaattgtacATAAAGCAAAATGCCAAAGTTATGGAAACTCTTCTGGAAAACGTCCGCAAATCACAGGAAAAGCCGGTTAGGCGgaaaaatggcaagaaaacTAGCAGAACGACTCCTGCGTCCCGATGCACATCGTCGGATAGTTCAGGTACACTGGAATCGGCCACTGATATAGATAGCTATCCCACCACCGAGGAGGAAGTGGACACTGGCTATATATGCCTGCCGGACATTTTGAATAATCCCCTTCTCAAGATGAATCAAGCGGATTTTTATACGCGACCTTCCAAGCCCCGGAGTGATATGAAACGATCTAAAAAGCTAGAAGTTCCCGAGGACAAGTACATTTTGGCCTCATCGGCTCAGAGAGCTAGCCTGCAGGGCGCTGCCCCGGATCCTCAGTTGGTGGAGAGGCTGAAGAAGAAATTAATTGAGTCGGCAAGGACGGGTATTCCGCCCATCCTGGAACCACCCAACGACCATTTTAGTACGGTGGCCTGTACGAAGGAAGAACTTATAGTGATTATGGACAAGAATCCCCAACTAGGAGATGACCAAAAACCCCGGGAACTAAACGTATCCCGCAGCCCCATCCATTGTCCCGACCACGATTGCAAACGATTATCATTTATTTCGGATTTAAACAAACATCTTCTGCTGGAGCACCGGGCGCTGACCATGGAAAGGATTGGAGTCAGGCAGACAAAGACCTTCTTTCTCGATTCTACCATGGTGCTATTGAACAAGCCGAAGTGCCAGATGCTGTACATGGTGCGTGATAAGATAATCGACACCCAGGGCGACGATCTAAAGGATCTGCTGCCCGTCCTGGTGATGACCGCCCGCGCCAATCTGGCCGAGGCGTTGGCACCTACTAAAGGGCACTCTTCTGACAGGGTGTTGAAGCGTATCAAGGCCGGAGAGGACAGGGAGGTGTTCCTCATATGGTTGACCAGTATCATTCCGCGTGACATGTGCCTCATGGGCACCTTGTCCCTCTGGTCGACCACAGGCTTCAAGATAATCGATTGCCTTAGCGTCAATACCAGTCACATGTACGACATCCGGGCGCCCCTGGACATGGGCACTATCTGCCGTAGCCCCTCCACCCTCATGCTGCCCATGCAGATGATAAGCAAGATGACTGATAAGGGCGCCAACTTCCTGGTGGTGCAGGTGAAGGTGTACTAG
- the LOC6506828 gene encoding RNA polymerase II degradation factor 1 — translation MFVCLLRCAKPQTPNAKRRKRPIPIPKPATNQWSEQITEPGSKPTAGPAEGLPTNSTWYKNHLVHPSQHQTLHRLTINKMKLFALTIALCACLAAADVSHLQPASSYLPPPRPEQAISMSIEQQELRELPEQVEYMRMNEQGQMEPMPASLLTPPAPEGEVEAMPSTRYLPPAAPVPSQMNVEPVEMMAPEQPAMEQLQAQPQPQLAMRYLPPAPQENQQLTYQQYQEQMQQLQMQQLQEQQPEESQPEQPLQPAEEQMPYVLDVQQPMAPSDAEAQEPQEPEPAHELRADGYHYKQAEEQLRLRH, via the exons atgtttgtttgtttgttgagATGCGCCAAACCCCAAACGCCAAACGCCAAAAGACGAAAGAGACCTATACCGATACCGAAACCGGCGACAAATCAATGGTCTGAGCAAATAACGGAACCCGGCTCGAAGCCCACTGCCGGCCCAGCTGAAGGTCTCCCCACGAACTCTACTTGGTATAAAAATCACCTCGTCCATCCAAGCCAACATCAGACGCTTCACAGACTAACAATTAACAAGATG AAACTCTTCGCCCTGACCATTGCCCTGTGCGCCTGCCTAGCCGCCGCAGATGTGTCCCACCTGCAGCCCGCCAGCAGCTACCTGCCACCTCCGCGTCCGGAGCAGGCCATCTCCATGAGCATCGAGCAGCAGGAGCTGCGCGAACTGCCGGAGCAAGTGGAGTACATGCGAATGAACGAGCAGGGCCAGATGGAGCCCATGCCCGCCAGTCTGCTGACGCCTCCTGCTCCCGAAGGCGAGGTGGAAGCCATGCCCTCCACCCGCTACCTGCCACCCGCAGCTCCGGTTCCCAGCCAGATGAATGTCGAGCCCGTTGAAATGATGGCACCCGAGCAGCCAGCCATGGAGCAGCTCCAGGCCCAGCCTCAGCCCCAGCTGGCCATGCGCTACCTGCCTCCTGCTCCTCAGGAGAACCAGCAACTGACCTACCAGCAGTACCAGGAGCAGATGCAACAGCTGCAGATGCAGCAGCTCCAGGAACAGCAGCCAGAGGAGTCGCAGCCGGAGCAGCCCCTACAGCCAGCTGAGGAGCAGATGCCCTATGTCCTGGATGTCCAGCAGCCCATGGCTCCCTCCGATGCGGAAGCCCAGGAGCCTCAGGAACCCGAGCCAGCCCACGAACTCCGTGCCGACGGCTACCACTACAAGCAGGCCGAAGAGCAGCTCCGTCTGAGGCATTAG